A single window of Ignavibacteriota bacterium DNA harbors:
- a CDS encoding peroxidase-related enzyme (This protein belongs to a clade of uncharacterized proteins related to peroxidases such as the alkylhydroperoxidase AhpD.), translating into MAWIKQINENEATGKLKQVYDEILNTRGKISNVMKIHSIDVDSMKHHLDLYLSIIYSESNISKEEKELIAVVVSSINNCSYCIHHHAEALKNFWDDESKINMLISDYKSIEFPIRVHAILNYAEKLTVTPGLVNEYDVQNLRIHDLSDEDILNVNLIVSYFNFVSRIANGLGVETSEEEAKGYKY; encoded by the coding sequence ATGGCTTGGATAAAACAAATTAATGAAAATGAAGCAACGGGTAAACTAAAGCAAGTTTATGATGAAATTTTAAATACAAGGGGTAAAATTTCTAATGTAATGAAAATACATAGTATTGATGTGGATTCAATGAAACATCATCTGGATTTATACTTATCAATTATTTATAGTGAATCAAATATTTCAAAAGAAGAAAAAGAGTTGATTGCCGTTGTTGTTTCCTCAATAAATAATTGCAGTTATTGTATTCATCATCATGCCGAAGCATTAAAAAATTTTTGGGATGACGAATCAAAAATTAATATGCTGATCAGCGATTATAAATCAATTGAATTTCCTATTAGAGTTCACGCCATATTAAATTATGCGGAAAAATTGACCGTAACTCCCGGTTTGGTAAACGAATATGACGTTCAGAATTTAAGAATTCATGATTTAAGCGATGAAGATATTTTAAACGTAAATTTGATTGTAAGCTACTTTAATTTTGTTTCTAGGATAGCGAACGGTTTAGGAGTTGAAACTTCGGAAGAAGAAGCAAAAGGATATAAATATTAA
- the dgt gene encoding dNTP triphosphohydrolase, translating to MKNNFYTEFDFERIKSSDRQDYRSPFQIDRDRIIHSSEFRRLQGKTQVFLPGEYDYYRTRLTHSIEVAQIGRSLCNYLVNSQRNILTENFYLDSDLVESACLTHDLGHPPFGHAGERTLHKLMKNYGGFEGNAQTLRLITEIFYKNENERRGMNPTRAFLDSILKYKSLYGDLQNPENHFIYDYQVDYINFTFDTKSQNLNYNLNLNPGDELNSIRSIECQIMDWADDTAYAINDLVDSISGGFINIYKLHHWKENHQSALSENQNKFIDEIIHWIKNDRYKQKFGSQIGDFIRACQLEESNSFLSKLTNRYKYNLKIDTEFKEKVNLYKKIAADLVFKSAQIHQMEFKGDKMLTSIFKALEDNYIISLKSMRLLPDFTDNLIRNEKEPNIRARLVCDYLSGMTDSFAIRNFKRLFDSDYSSINDII from the coding sequence ATGAAAAACAACTTTTATACAGAATTTGACTTTGAGAGAATAAAATCAAGTGATCGTCAAGATTACCGGTCACCGTTTCAAATCGATAGAGACAGAATTATACATTCCTCGGAATTCAGAAGACTTCAAGGGAAAACTCAGGTTTTTCTTCCAGGAGAATATGATTATTACAGAACACGATTGACTCATTCAATTGAGGTCGCTCAAATTGGAAGATCCTTATGTAATTATCTTGTAAATTCTCAAAGAAATATTTTGACGGAAAATTTTTACTTGGATTCCGATTTGGTTGAATCAGCCTGCTTGACTCACGATTTGGGCCATCCGCCATTCGGTCATGCCGGAGAAAGAACTTTGCACAAGCTAATGAAAAATTACGGCGGTTTTGAAGGTAACGCTCAAACACTGCGACTCATTACAGAAATTTTTTATAAAAATGAAAATGAAAGACGCGGTATGAATCCCACGCGCGCTTTTTTAGACAGCATTCTAAAATACAAAAGTCTTTACGGCGATTTGCAAAATCCTGAGAATCATTTTATTTATGATTATCAAGTAGATTATATAAATTTCACGTTCGATACAAAATCTCAAAATCTTAATTATAATCTAAATTTAAATCCCGGTGATGAATTAAATTCTATAAGAAGTATTGAATGCCAAATTATGGATTGGGCGGATGATACGGCTTATGCAATAAATGATTTGGTTGATAGTATTTCAGGCGGATTTATAAATATTTACAAATTGCATCATTGGAAAGAAAATCATCAATCTGCCTTATCAGAAAATCAAAATAAATTTATTGATGAAATTATTCATTGGATAAAAAATGACAGATACAAACAAAAATTTGGATCACAGATAGGTGATTTTATTCGTGCCTGCCAATTGGAAGAATCAAATTCCTTCTTATCAAAACTGACGAACCGTTATAAATATAATTTGAAAATTGATACTGAATTCAAAGAAAAAGTTAATCTTTATAAAAAGATTGCCGCTGATTTAGTATTTAAATCGGCTCAAATTCATCAAATGGAATTTAAGGGCGATAAAATGCTTACAAGTATTTTCAAAGCCCTTGAAGATAATTATATTATTTCATTAAAAAGTATGCGTCTTTTACCGGATTTTACGGATAATTTAATTAGAAACGAAAAAGAACCAAATATACGAGCGAGATTGGTTTGCGATTATTTATCAGGAATGACTGATTCTTTTGCAATAAGAAATTTTAAACGGTTATTTGACTCGGATTATAGTTCAATAAATGATATTATTTAA
- a CDS encoding YHS domain protein has product MISKLFKLLFYIIFFVAIIAVFARYLFSISYLPVKIHSKYYKSSNLAIEGYDMVQYFKENDFKKGNDMFYVNWNDYNWLFKSSTNSNLFKAHPLNYAPQFGGYCSYMITKNIAYPCDPKVFYIYKRKLYLFSSESKKDAFIADIDNQIEKASLNWNK; this is encoded by the coding sequence ATGATAAGCAAATTATTTAAACTTTTGTTTTATATAATATTCTTCGTCGCTATAATTGCGGTGTTCGCTAGGTATTTATTTTCTATATCTTACCTTCCCGTAAAAATTCATTCCAAATATTATAAATCTTCAAATCTTGCCATAGAAGGATACGATATGGTACAGTACTTTAAAGAAAATGATTTCAAAAAAGGTAATGACATGTTTTATGTTAATTGGAATGATTATAATTGGCTGTTTAAATCTTCTACAAATTCCAATTTATTTAAAGCACATCCGTTAAATTATGCGCCTCAGTTCGGAGGATACTGCAGCTATATGATCACAAAAAATATTGCTTATCCTTGCGATCCTAAAGTATTTTATATTTATAAAAGAAAGCTTTATTTATTTTCAAGTGAATCCAAAAAAGACGCTTTTATTGCCGATATCGATAATCAAATTGAAAAAGCATCTTTAAATTGGAATAAATAA
- a CDS encoding M20/M25/M40 family metallo-hydrolase — protein sequence MKLKKIFILLTICAFSLFAQETKIHHKLHVKIDPAKSFIEVTDDILIKKEFLNNDIVFSLNHNLNLKFEGKGINISLLAKSVKAEDLGMDRDDIDKESELKINKYIISEFDMNSDLNFTVKYSGKIESPIEQSEENYQRGFSESPGIISDLGVYLAGSTYWIPTIKDELLSFELSTELPKDWKTVSQGKRTLDKTENNIHLDVWDSPTPQEEIFLIAAKFNEYKYSAGSVDAFAFLRTPDEGLANKYLETTAQYLEMYRQLIGTFPYSKFALVENFWETGYGMPSFTLLGEKIIRFPFILHSSYPHELLHNYWGNSVYVDFNKGNWCEGLTAYMADHLIKEQRGQAEEYRRSTLQKFTDYVKTNNDFPLNKFISRHNAASEAIGYGKSSMVFHMLRNLVGDENFTKAFQVFNRNNKFKKASFDDIRISFEEVTGKNLKWFFDQWIGRTGAPQLSLENVKVEQFGNVYNLSFSIKQIQKEDVYKITVPVAIVYKDETKIENCELNDKNGKISLTLNAEPLKVFVDPQFDVFRILDPNEIPAALSTAFGAEKTLIILPSTNDKKLKVYQNFTAQWIKGNEEKFEIKNENEIDKIPSDKAVWILGENKFQSMLNNILNVFNSGITPDSIKFESKSHSKNNNSFIVSVNNPANINNAVVYLSIGNEKADSGLVRKLPHYGKYSYLTFEGDEPVNIDKGQWPVINSPLVKILNTKTKISEIKLKPRKALAELAPVFSSKRMMEHIAYLASDEMKGRELGSSELQNAANYIAEKFKEYGLQPGSDEGNYFQTFEKEFHGKGNLKITNVIGIIAGTNPDLKEAVVVSAHYDHLGLGWPDVRKGNEGQIHNGADDNASGVAVLLELAEVLGKTLKPARTIIFAAFSGEEAGQIGSKYFIGNYKKFTADKIFANLNFDTVGRLHGKKIMILNGDNAREWKFIFMGTEYTTGVSSEIITQELDASDQVAFIEKGVPAVQFFSGPNEDYHKPTDKIEKIDADGLVKVITVARETLVYLADRDDAMNFTGEMPIAKNETKNDNNKPKEGRKVSTGTMPDFAYSGEGVKVAAVSENSPGAKAGLLIGDIIKKVNGKDCKNLKEYSDQLKEHQPGDEVTLTIERNGKTEEVKIILAER from the coding sequence ATGAAATTAAAGAAAATCTTTATTCTTTTAACTATTTGTGCATTTTCACTTTTCGCGCAAGAGACAAAAATTCACCATAAACTTCATGTGAAAATTGATCCTGCAAAATCGTTTATCGAAGTTACCGATGATATTTTAATCAAGAAAGAATTTCTAAATAATGATATTGTCTTTTCGCTAAATCATAATTTGAATTTAAAATTTGAAGGCAAAGGAATCAATATTTCACTTTTAGCAAAATCCGTAAAGGCTGAAGATCTTGGAATGGATAGAGATGATATAGATAAGGAATCAGAATTAAAAATAAATAAATATATCATTTCTGAATTTGATATGAACAGCGATCTTAATTTCACAGTTAAATATTCTGGAAAAATAGAATCGCCGATTGAACAAAGCGAAGAAAATTATCAGCGCGGATTCAGTGAATCTCCGGGAATAATAAGTGATTTGGGCGTTTATCTTGCGGGTTCTACTTATTGGATTCCTACAATAAAAGATGAATTATTGAGTTTTGAATTGTCTACAGAACTTCCTAAAGACTGGAAAACTGTTAGTCAGGGTAAACGAACTTTAGACAAAACCGAGAATAATATTCATTTGGATGTTTGGGATTCGCCAACTCCTCAGGAAGAAATCTTTTTGATCGCGGCAAAATTTAATGAATACAAATATTCAGCAGGATCAGTTGATGCTTTTGCTTTTTTGCGAACACCGGATGAAGGTTTGGCAAATAAGTATTTGGAAACAACGGCTCAATATTTAGAAATGTACCGTCAATTAATAGGAACATTTCCGTATTCCAAATTTGCGCTTGTAGAAAATTTTTGGGAAACGGGATACGGAATGCCTTCATTTACTTTACTTGGCGAAAAAATTATCCGCTTTCCGTTTATTCTGCATTCTTCTTACCCGCATGAACTTTTACATAATTATTGGGGCAACAGCGTTTACGTAGATTTTAACAAAGGAAATTGGTGCGAAGGGTTAACCGCGTATATGGCTGATCATTTAATTAAAGAACAGCGCGGACAAGCCGAAGAATATAGAAGATCGACCTTGCAGAAATTTACTGATTACGTAAAAACAAATAATGATTTTCCTTTGAATAAATTTATTTCGCGTCACAATGCCGCGAGTGAAGCAATAGGTTACGGAAAATCTTCAATGGTTTTTCATATGCTGAGAAATTTAGTAGGGGATGAGAATTTTACAAAAGCATTTCAAGTTTTTAATAGAAATAACAAATTTAAAAAGGCTTCTTTCGATGATATAAGAATTTCATTTGAGGAAGTAACGGGAAAAAACCTTAAATGGTTTTTTGATCAATGGATTGGAAGAACAGGCGCACCGCAGTTAAGTTTGGAAAATGTGAAAGTTGAACAATTCGGAAACGTTTATAATTTAAGTTTTTCCATTAAACAAATTCAAAAAGAAGATGTTTATAAAATTACTGTTCCGGTAGCAATTGTTTATAAAGATGAAACCAAAATTGAAAATTGCGAACTTAATGATAAAAACGGAAAAATTTCATTAACATTAAATGCGGAACCGCTTAAAGTATTTGTAGATCCTCAATTTGATGTCTTCAGAATATTAGATCCTAATGAAATTCCCGCCGCATTATCAACCGCGTTCGGTGCGGAAAAAACTTTAATTATATTACCGTCAACTAATGACAAGAAATTAAAAGTTTATCAAAATTTTACAGCACAATGGATAAAAGGAAATGAAGAAAAGTTTGAAATAAAAAATGAAAATGAAATAGATAAAATTCCTTCAGATAAAGCAGTTTGGATATTGGGAGAGAATAAGTTTCAGTCGATGTTAAATAATATATTAAATGTTTTTAATTCAGGAATCACACCTGATTCAATTAAATTTGAATCAAAATCTCATTCGAAAAATAATAATAGTTTTATTGTTTCTGTAAATAATCCCGCAAATATTAATAATGCTGTTGTGTATTTATCTATTGGAAATGAAAAAGCAGATTCCGGCTTAGTAAGGAAACTTCCACATTACGGTAAATATAGTTATCTTACTTTTGAAGGAGATGAACCCGTAAATATTGATAAAGGTCAATGGCCGGTTATTAATTCACCTTTGGTAAAAATTTTAAATACAAAAACTAAAATTTCCGAAATAAAGTTAAAACCAAGAAAAGCATTAGCAGAATTGGCTCCTGTTTTTTCATCCAAAAGAATGATGGAGCATATTGCGTATCTTGCTTCCGATGAAATGAAAGGAAGAGAACTTGGAAGCAGTGAGCTACAAAATGCGGCAAATTATATTGCCGAAAAATTTAAAGAATATGGACTGCAACCGGGAAGCGATGAAGGAAATTATTTTCAAACTTTTGAAAAAGAATTTCACGGAAAAGGTAATTTGAAAATTACAAATGTAATTGGAATTATAGCGGGAACAAATCCAGATCTAAAAGAAGCGGTTGTGGTTTCGGCGCATTACGATCATTTGGGATTAGGTTGGCCCGACGTAAGAAAAGGTAATGAAGGACAAATACATAACGGCGCCGATGATAATGCAAGCGGAGTAGCGGTTTTATTGGAATTAGCAGAAGTTTTAGGTAAAACTCTTAAACCAGCTCGTACAATAATTTTTGCGGCATTCAGCGGTGAAGAAGCCGGACAAATAGGTTCAAAATATTTTATCGGAAATTATAAAAAATTTACAGCCGATAAAATTTTTGCAAATTTGAATTTTGATACAGTTGGAAGATTACACGGAAAGAAAATTATGATTCTAAACGGAGACAATGCTCGCGAATGGAAATTTATTTTTATGGGAACTGAATACACAACCGGAGTTTCATCTGAAATAATTACACAAGAATTGGACGCAAGCGATCAAGTAGCCTTTATAGAAAAAGGCGTTCCCGCGGTTCAATTTTTCAGCGGACCTAATGAAGATTATCATAAACCAACAGATAAAATAGAAAAGATTGATGCTGATGGATTGGTGAAAGTTATAACGGTTGCAAGAGAAACCTTGGTTTATTTAGCTGATAGAGATGACGCGATGAATTTTACAGGTGAAATGCCCATTGCTAAAAATGAAACAAAAAATGATAATAATAAACCGAAAGAAGGAAGAAAAGTCTCGACTGGAACAATGCCGGATTTTGCTTATAGCGGTGAAGGAGTTAAAGTCGCGGCGGTTTCCGAAAATTCCCCCGGCGCTAAAGCCGGATTGTTGATTGGAGATATAATTAAAAAAGTCAATGGCAAGGATTGCAAAAACTTAAAAGAGTATTCAGATCAATTAAAAGAACATCAGCCCGGAGATGAAGTAACTTTAACTATTGAAAGAAACGGAAAAACCGAAGAAGTGAAAATAATTTTGGCAGAAAGATAA
- a CDS encoding insulinase family protein produces the protein MYRKISLPIFNSAIIIISFLFTNLIFSGNKIQNIPNGISIYQLDNGIQVLMIEKPSLPMIGINTLVKVGSAYENFATSGMSHMLEHLLFNGTSKMSQKELYDATDKIGGYNNANTSEYYTNFMMVTPSENIIEGMKLQAAMLFESNLPEDKFEKEKGIVLEEIAKSLGNANEQIERNILSIIYKGHSLSLPTLGTYETIKNMNRNDVYNFYKNFYVPNNMIISVVGNFSADEMLKNINDIYGKQKPGTVSQVNNFELNSGFELIPSFNENENVYHRFFAGDNSQLQFFFCIDNNLNNEFFECLNLALENKSEEIKNKLNSIFANQLDGLEFKTREFKIRKYLQATLILNSEDHLREIKDSLIDILTKENYSLPDGAIETEKIKSKTSFQQNIEKPHMFGIYNADQLSQYGIESILSSYSGEGYNNAAENLKKLKLNNDPITIIQHKIIKSENDTNKEKQVPKLFENENGAEIIAKQNPGSDLLAIHYLIKNKAAYEQKYGKDAAKILHDAFGERMKSPEVQKQSLKFGFQFTVNDNPFIPMDDIYLSPQFGYIRVEALADNIEEAINFLNDQLLNFIPTNEEFAKASGKSQMPAMMGHANASQKMFDKKLEQILYVDDNSNMNKTELSYDKLLDFTKYYLNPNNIIISVVSKETPENINKYFTKFSKPKLDGMINNVGKEKEFKKITEAINNEEINNGEQSFIYYGFQKSFKTNEKPALEVLSMLISDKIVFDVREKQGMAYRMNAGIDIKNDLAMFNINLGTRPENVEKLLPQLPNFFSEKYLGKISQDDINKTVNMYLGKMMFRRLSSINQAYYLGHSKYFHNDIFYDAKSIEDIKNVKVEDVIAAAKKYLKVENPVKILVK, from the coding sequence ATGTACCGAAAAATTTCATTACCGATTTTTAATTCTGCTATTATTATCATTTCATTTTTATTTACTAACTTAATTTTTTCGGGGAATAAAATTCAAAATATTCCTAATGGAATTTCCATTTATCAGCTTGATAATGGGATTCAAGTTTTGATGATTGAAAAGCCATCCTTGCCGATGATTGGAATAAATACTTTGGTAAAAGTTGGATCCGCATATGAAAATTTTGCCACAAGCGGAATGAGCCACATGCTTGAACATTTACTGTTTAACGGAACTTCAAAAATGTCTCAAAAAGAATTATATGATGCAACTGATAAAATCGGAGGATATAATAATGCAAATACATCGGAATATTATACAAATTTTATGATGGTTACACCTTCGGAAAACATTATTGAAGGAATGAAACTTCAAGCGGCAATGCTATTTGAATCGAATCTTCCTGAAGATAAGTTTGAAAAGGAAAAAGGAATTGTGCTTGAAGAAATAGCAAAAAGTTTAGGAAACGCTAATGAGCAAATTGAGCGAAATATTCTTTCGATTATTTATAAAGGGCATTCGCTTTCGTTACCAACGCTTGGAACATACGAAACAATCAAAAATATGAACAGAAACGATGTTTATAATTTTTATAAAAATTTTTATGTGCCAAATAATATGATAATAAGTGTTGTAGGAAATTTCAGCGCAGATGAAATGCTTAAAAACATTAATGATATTTATGGAAAGCAAAAGCCCGGAACTGTTTCTCAAGTAAATAATTTTGAACTAAATTCGGGATTTGAATTAATTCCTTCTTTTAATGAAAACGAAAATGTTTATCATAGATTTTTTGCCGGCGATAATTCTCAGTTACAGTTTTTTTTCTGTATCGACAACAATCTAAATAATGAGTTTTTTGAATGCCTTAATTTAGCTTTAGAAAATAAAAGTGAAGAAATAAAAAATAAGCTAAATTCAATTTTTGCGAATCAATTAGATGGTTTGGAATTTAAGACGCGGGAATTTAAAATTAGAAAATATCTTCAAGCTACATTAATTTTAAATTCGGAAGATCATCTGCGGGAAATTAAGGATTCGCTTATTGATATTCTTACAAAAGAAAATTATTCATTGCCGGATGGCGCCATTGAAACCGAAAAAATTAAATCAAAAACCTCATTCCAGCAAAACATAGAAAAACCTCATATGTTTGGAATTTACAACGCGGATCAGCTGTCACAGTATGGAATAGAATCAATTTTATCTTCTTATTCCGGTGAAGGTTACAATAACGCGGCGGAAAATTTAAAGAAATTGAAATTAAATAATGATCCAATTACCATAATTCAGCATAAGATCATAAAAAGTGAAAACGACACAAATAAAGAAAAGCAAGTTCCAAAGTTATTTGAAAATGAAAACGGCGCTGAAATTATCGCGAAACAAAATCCGGGAAGTGATTTACTTGCAATTCATTATCTTATAAAAAACAAAGCCGCTTACGAACAAAAATATGGAAAAGATGCCGCAAAAATTTTGCATGATGCATTCGGCGAAAGAATGAAAAGTCCGGAAGTACAAAAACAAAGTTTAAAGTTTGGTTTTCAATTTACGGTGAATGATAATCCGTTTATACCAATGGATGATATTTATTTAAGTCCGCAATTTGGGTATATAAGAGTTGAAGCCTTGGCGGACAATATCGAAGAAGCAATAAATTTTTTAAATGATCAACTGCTAAACTTTATTCCAACAAATGAAGAATTTGCGAAAGCTTCCGGTAAATCACAAATGCCCGCGATGATGGGACACGCAAACGCATCACAAAAAATGTTTGATAAAAAGTTAGAACAAATTTTATATGTTGATGATAATTCCAATATGAATAAAACTGAACTTTCATATGACAAATTATTGGACTTTACCAAATATTACTTAAATCCAAATAACATAATAATTTCGGTTGTATCAAAAGAAACTCCGGAAAATATAAATAAATATTTTACAAAGTTTTCAAAACCTAAATTAGATGGAATGATAAATAATGTTGGTAAAGAAAAAGAATTCAAAAAAATAACTGAAGCTATTAATAATGAAGAAATAAATAACGGCGAACAGTCATTTATTTATTACGGTTTTCAAAAAAGTTTTAAAACAAATGAAAAGCCTGCCTTAGAGGTTTTGTCAATGCTGATATCAGATAAAATAGTTTTTGACGTTCGTGAAAAACAGGGAATGGCATACAGAATGAATGCCGGTATAGATATTAAAAATGACTTGGCTATGTTCAATATTAATTTGGGAACAAGACCCGAAAATGTGGAAAAACTTTTACCGCAATTACCAAATTTCTTTTCGGAAAAATATTTGGGCAAAATAAGCCAAGATGATATAAACAAAACCGTTAATATGTACTTAGGCAAAATGATGTTTAGAAGACTTTCCAGCATAAACCAAGCTTATTATTTAGGTCATTCTAAATATTTTCATAATGATATATTTTATGATGCAAAATCAATTGAAGATATAAAAAATGTAAAAGTTGAAGATGTAATTGCTGCGGCTAAAAAGTATCTTAAGGTTGAAAATCCGGTTAAGATATTAGTAAAATAA
- the rlmD gene encoding 23S rRNA (uracil(1939)-C(5))-methyltransferase RlmD, which produces MKKDDLVELKIENYAFEGKGIARINQSELDHVSNDVEKKYVIFVHNSFPGDIVKARILKLKKSYGEAKTVEVIKPSSERTNAVCKHYQICGGCKQQDLKYDAQLKYKQEQVKDIFERLGGFENFEMLPIISCENIFHYRNKMEFSFTPQRWLTEEEIKKEEIIDKDFALGFHLPRIFNKVINIEECFLQSENATKILNFSRDFFKKNNTSIFSTFTHDGFLRNLVLRESYKLNQFMVNLVTSSENDELLAKYSENLIKEFPFITTVVNNINLKKSQTAFGDYEKVFYGDGTIHDKIGNYKFRISANSFFQTNTLQAEKLYQTALDFADLTGDEIVYDLYSGAGTIAIFISENVKKVYGFESVASAVNDAKINFEINKIENVESFEVDLNKSLLPFLENNSIPKPDIIITDPPRAGMNPKTVNDILELDPKKIVYVSCNPATQARDIKLLCDEKYKLVKIKPVDMFPQTFHIENVAVLVKGH; this is translated from the coding sequence ATGAAGAAAGACGATTTAGTTGAATTAAAAATAGAAAATTATGCTTTTGAAGGAAAAGGCATTGCAAGGATTAACCAGTCTGAGCTTGACCATGTAAGCAATGACGTTGAGAAAAAATATGTAATATTTGTTCATAATTCTTTCCCCGGCGATATTGTAAAGGCAAGAATATTAAAACTTAAGAAAAGTTACGGTGAAGCCAAAACAGTTGAAGTAATAAAGCCTTCTTCCGAAAGAACAAATGCGGTATGCAAACATTACCAAATTTGCGGCGGATGTAAACAGCAGGATCTAAAGTACGACGCGCAATTAAAATATAAGCAGGAACAGGTAAAAGATATTTTTGAACGCTTAGGCGGTTTTGAAAATTTTGAAATGCTGCCGATTATTAGTTGCGAAAATATTTTTCATTACAGAAACAAAATGGAATTTTCATTTACGCCGCAGCGCTGGCTTACGGAAGAAGAAATAAAAAAAGAAGAAATAATTGATAAAGATTTTGCTTTGGGATTTCATTTGCCAAGAATTTTTAACAAAGTAATAAATATTGAAGAGTGTTTTCTGCAATCTGAAAATGCAACAAAAATATTAAATTTTTCAAGAGATTTTTTTAAGAAAAATAATACATCAATATTTTCAACATTTACTCATGATGGTTTTCTGCGGAATTTGGTGTTAAGAGAATCATATAAGTTAAATCAGTTTATGGTCAATCTAGTAACATCATCAGAAAATGATGAGTTACTTGCAAAATATTCGGAAAACTTAATAAAAGAATTTCCATTTATTACAACCGTCGTAAATAATATAAATCTTAAAAAATCTCAAACAGCATTTGGTGATTATGAAAAAGTATTTTACGGTGATGGAACAATTCACGATAAAATCGGAAATTATAAATTCAGAATAAGCGCGAATTCATTTTTCCAGACAAATACTTTGCAGGCGGAAAAACTTTACCAAACAGCTTTAGACTTTGCCGATTTAACTGGAGACGAAATCGTTTATGATTTATATTCTGGAGCAGGTACAATAGCCATTTTTATTTCGGAGAATGTAAAAAAAGTTTATGGCTTTGAATCGGTTGCTTCTGCGGTTAATGATGCCAAAATTAATTTTGAAATTAACAAAATTGAAAATGTAGAATCATTTGAGGTTGATCTTAATAAGTCACTGCTTCCGTTTTTAGAAAACAACTCAATTCCCAAACCCGATATAATTATTACTGATCCTCCGAGAGCCGGAATGAATCCCAAAACGGTAAATGATATTTTGGAATTAGATCCGAAAAAAATTGTTTATGTAAGCTGTAACCCGGCAACACAAGCACGTGATATTAAATTGCTTTGTGATGAAAAATATAAATTGGTTAAAATAAAGCCGGTTGATATGTTCCCACAGACATTCCACATCGAGAATGTTGCGGTATTAGTTAAGGGTCATTAA
- a CDS encoding methyltransferase domain-containing protein, with the protein MNTKNKILLPGLNEQIIFLQSRINIGDSKILIIGSNSGEIAKIFCAKNSSQIELIVEDYESLINTKLILDKTKNVNIKIMSFEHTDFNDGQFDLIYTQASISGSNRKSIVKEIKRILKPDGIFCIGEIVKLENEIPTFVNDIFESSDIVPFEISKLENYYLERNFTLIDSKNLSNTLSEYYSNVSELLKSKMKDLSDNEKSYYKKFLNKIKHESHAYIKLGADRFIGFKSLILKKK; encoded by the coding sequence ATGAATACTAAGAATAAGATTTTACTTCCCGGATTAAATGAACAAATTATTTTTCTGCAATCGCGAATAAATATTGGCGATAGTAAAATTTTGATAATTGGATCAAATTCGGGAGAAATTGCAAAAATATTTTGCGCTAAAAACTCAAGTCAAATTGAGCTGATAGTTGAAGATTACGAATCTCTTATAAATACAAAATTGATTTTGGATAAAACAAAAAATGTTAACATTAAAATAATGTCTTTTGAACACACCGATTTCAATGACGGGCAATTTGATTTAATATATACGCAGGCGTCTATATCAGGTTCTAACAGAAAAAGTATAGTTAAAGAAATAAAAAGAATATTAAAACCGGATGGAATTTTTTGTATTGGTGAAATAGTAAAACTTGAAAATGAAATCCCGACTTTTGTAAATGATATTTTCGAAAGTTCGGATATTGTTCCTTTTGAAATTTCGAAATTGGAAAATTATTATTTGGAAAGAAATTTCACTTTGATCGATTCAAAAAATTTATCGAATACATTATCTGAATATTATTCAAATGTTTCTGAATTGCTGAAATCAAAGATGAAAGATTTGTCCGATAATGAAAAATCATATTACAAAAAATTCTTAAATAAAATAAAACATGAAAGCCATGCTTATATAAAATTAGGAGCTGACAGATTTATTGGCTTCAAATCATTAATTCTTAAAAAGAAATGA